In one Desulfoferula mesophila genomic region, the following are encoded:
- a CDS encoding UDP-N-acetylmuramoyl-tripeptide--D-alanyl-D-alanine ligase — protein MPVLDAAFVLQATGAQARGQCPAAPFTGVSTDTRTIVEGQLFVALSGPNFDGNDFVAQAFAAGAAAALCRPGAPLPQGEAGCLLEVDDTLKALGDLAGAWRREHSALVAAITGSNGKTTTKEMLAAILSRRHRVLATKGNFNNLIGLPLTLLGLRDTHSACVAEMGMNAPGEIARLTEIAAPEAGVITNVGPAHIGRLGSLEAIAAAKAELFMGLSPAATAVVNLDDPLLAPFAASLPCRVVSFGIQSAAEVRAQDMAPQGTHQSFVLNLAGETAPVRLAAPGEHNVMNALAAAATAHALGQGIDAVAAGLEAFAPVPGRLALTGAPGGPALLDDTYNANPLSVAAGLGAAREMAQGRPMVLVLGDMKELGEFAARMHRDMGRLAAQAGCRLVAALGEQAEQVALGAREAGLSPAQTMSFATMDELLQEIEQLVNERDLVLIKGSRSMGMERVVARLGGETGGGH, from the coding sequence ATGCCGGTGCTTGACGCCGCCTTCGTGCTCCAGGCCACCGGCGCCCAGGCGCGGGGCCAGTGCCCCGCCGCGCCCTTCACCGGGGTGAGCACCGACACCCGCACCATTGTCGAGGGCCAGTTGTTCGTGGCCCTGAGCGGCCCCAACTTCGACGGCAACGATTTCGTGGCGCAGGCCTTCGCGGCCGGGGCCGCGGCCGCCTTGTGCCGCCCGGGAGCCCCCCTGCCCCAGGGCGAAGCCGGCTGCCTGCTGGAGGTGGACGACACCCTGAAGGCCCTGGGCGACCTGGCCGGGGCCTGGCGGCGGGAGCACAGCGCCCTGGTGGCGGCCATCACCGGCAGCAACGGCAAGACCACCACCAAGGAGATGCTGGCGGCCATCCTGAGCCGGCGTCACCGTGTGCTGGCCACCAAGGGCAACTTCAACAACCTCATCGGCCTGCCGCTAACCCTGCTGGGCCTCAGGGACACCCACAGCGCCTGCGTGGCGGAGATGGGCATGAACGCGCCGGGCGAGATCGCCCGCCTCACTGAGATCGCCGCCCCCGAGGCCGGGGTGATAACCAACGTGGGCCCGGCCCACATCGGCAGGCTGGGCTCCCTGGAAGCCATCGCGGCGGCCAAGGCCGAGCTGTTCATGGGCCTGAGCCCGGCGGCCACGGCGGTGGTCAACCTGGACGATCCCCTGCTGGCCCCCTTCGCGGCCAGCCTGCCCTGCCGGGTGGTGAGCTTCGGCATCCAAAGCGCGGCCGAGGTGCGGGCCCAAGATATGGCACCCCAGGGAACGCACCAGAGTTTTGTGTTGAACTTGGCCGGAGAAACGGCCCCGGTGCGCCTGGCCGCGCCGGGGGAGCACAACGTGATGAACGCCTTGGCCGCCGCGGCCACGGCCCACGCCCTGGGCCAGGGCATCGACGCGGTGGCCGCCGGGCTGGAGGCCTTTGCCCCGGTGCCCGGCCGCCTGGCCCTGACCGGCGCTCCGGGCGGCCCGGCGCTTTTGGACGACACCTACAACGCCAACCCGCTCTCGGTGGCCGCCGGGCTCGGTGCGGCCCGGGAGATGGCCCAGGGACGGCCCATGGTGCTGGTGTTGGGCGACATGAAGGAACTGGGCGAGTTCGCCGCCCGGATGCACCGCGACATGGGGCGGTTGGCCGCCCAGGCCGGTTGCCGCCTGGTGGCGGCGTTGGGCGAGCAGGCCGAACAGGTGGCCCTGGGGGCCCGCGAGGCGGGGCTGTCCCCCGCCCAGACCATGAGCTTCGCGACCATGGACGAGCTTCTTCAGGAGATTGAACAACTGGTGAACGAGCGGGACCTGGTGCTGATAAAGGGATCGCGCTCCATGGGCATGGAGCGGGTGGTGGCGCGTCTGGGCGGCGAAACGGGAGGGGGGCACTAA
- a CDS encoding UDP-N-acetylmuramoyl-L-alanyl-D-glutamate--2,6-diaminopimelate ligase, with the protein MRLDDLLRGLEVQAIIGDLPAEDVRGLVYDSRRAGPGQVFAALAGAASDGHAYLEMAAKQGALAALVQRPAEVALAQIQVPDSRLALAMMADRFYARPSRHLCLVGVTGTNGKTTVSYLVESLLAQRGPAGLLGTVEQRYPGKRRASSMTTPESVDLQALLAEMLGAGVKGVVMEVSSHALEQHRAAGCRFDAAVFTNLTRDHLDYHGDMDAYFQAKRRLFNQLLPQAKRQGKDPAAVICADDPKGSHLAGEATGLHLRTLTYGFSQAARVRGISPVLKLSGGRCLVDWPAGSFEMSTPLVGLYNLQNALAATAVGLALDFEPAEIQRALDAVPGVPGRLQRVVGAPGDPSVFVDYAHTDQALASVLAALRPLTPGRLICVFGAGGDRDQGKRPLMGRAVGIGADLAVLTSDNPRSEDPLAVMAMVEQGLTATGSRLVRDLDTEGPAYVSEPSRAAAIELAVAAAGPQDVVLIAGKGHEDYQIVGRERRHFDDREQALAALGRRHEGEANHAGA; encoded by the coding sequence ATGCGCCTGGACGACCTGCTGCGGGGCCTGGAGGTGCAAGCGATAATCGGCGACCTGCCGGCCGAGGACGTGCGCGGCCTAGTCTACGATTCGCGCCGGGCGGGGCCGGGCCAGGTGTTCGCCGCCCTCGCCGGGGCGGCCTCCGACGGCCACGCCTATTTGGAGATGGCCGCCAAGCAAGGCGCCCTGGCCGCCCTGGTACAGCGCCCGGCCGAGGTGGCCCTGGCCCAGATTCAGGTGCCCGACAGCCGCCTGGCCCTGGCCATGATGGCCGACCGCTTTTACGCCAGGCCCAGCCGACACCTCTGCCTGGTGGGGGTAACCGGCACCAACGGCAAGACCACGGTGAGTTATTTGGTGGAGTCCCTGCTGGCCCAGCGCGGCCCGGCCGGGCTTTTGGGCACCGTGGAGCAGCGCTATCCCGGCAAACGCCGCGCCTCGTCCATGACCACCCCCGAGTCGGTGGATTTGCAGGCGCTGTTGGCCGAGATGCTGGGCGCCGGCGTCAAGGGCGTGGTCATGGAGGTGAGCAGCCACGCCCTGGAGCAGCACCGGGCGGCGGGCTGCCGCTTCGACGCGGCGGTGTTCACCAACCTGACGCGGGACCACCTGGACTACCACGGCGACATGGATGCCTATTTCCAGGCCAAGCGCCGCCTATTCAACCAGCTCCTGCCCCAGGCCAAGCGCCAGGGCAAGGATCCGGCGGCGGTGATCTGCGCCGACGACCCCAAGGGTTCCCACTTGGCGGGCGAGGCCACCGGCCTGCACTTGCGCACCCTGACCTACGGCTTTTCCCAGGCGGCCCGGGTGCGCGGGATTTCGCCGGTGCTCAAGCTCAGCGGCGGCCGCTGCCTGGTGGACTGGCCCGCCGGGTCTTTTGAGATGTCCACCCCCCTGGTGGGGCTGTACAACCTGCAAAACGCCCTGGCCGCCACGGCGGTGGGCCTGGCCCTGGACTTCGAGCCCGCCGAGATTCAGCGGGCCCTGGACGCGGTCCCGGGAGTGCCCGGCCGCCTGCAGCGGGTGGTCGGCGCGCCCGGCGATCCCAGCGTGTTCGTGGACTACGCCCACACCGACCAGGCCCTGGCCAGCGTGCTGGCCGCGCTCCGGCCCCTGACTCCCGGCCGCCTCATCTGCGTGTTCGGGGCGGGCGGCGACCGCGACCAGGGCAAGCGTCCCCTCATGGGCCGGGCGGTGGGCATCGGGGCCGACCTGGCGGTGCTGACCAGCGACAACCCCCGCTCCGAGGACCCCCTGGCCGTCATGGCCATGGTGGAGCAGGGGCTCACGGCCACCGGATCGCGGCTGGTGCGGGATCTGGACACCGAAGGCCCGGCCTACGTCAGCGAGCCCAGCCGGGCCGCGGCCATCGAGCTGGCGGTGGCCGCCGCCGGTCCCCAGGACGTGGTGCTCATCGCGGGCAAGGGGCACGAAGACTATCAGATTGTGGGCCGGGAGCGGCGCCACTTCGACGACCGGGAGCAGGCCCTGGCGGCCCTGGGACGGCGGCACGAAGGGGAGGCCAACCATGCCGGTGCTTGA
- a CDS encoding penicillin-binding protein → MSVRQPKDFRRWVRTRLWALGGVFVLVFALLTGRAVDLQVLQSDPLNQRAQREIVREVEIAPNRGIIYDRNQVELALSLETDSVYVRPVAVEDPRREGLRLAKALGVEAKPVIKRMEGKRHFVWLERRVDPQQAQAVKALELKSVGLVQEPRRFYPYTNLACHLLGFAGLDAKGLEGLERGYDQVLRGKEHTVTRARDALGRTFQLSGSTTGPLSRGRDLILTIDKSLQYQVEKILAATVKRWKAVGGQAIVLSPATGEILAMASLPAFNPNVYQDYPRDTYRNRCVTDPYEPGSTFKLFMAAAALDSGRINMEQRFDCENGSWRVGGRTIHDTHPHGELNLGEIVKFSSNIGAAKVAIELGPQRLQKTLKAFGFGQPTGVDLPGESRGILRPARNWKPVELANIAFGQGVAITALQLTAAVGAIANGGVLMRPYVVKAVVDGSGILVSEAQPQAVRRVLSSAEARLLGRMMQMVTEPGGTGSSIQVPPFKVAGKTGTAQKVKPEGGYSHSEYMSSFVGYLPADDPQAVILVVIDTPKGRHYGGTVAGPAWVAMAKAAMKALGVHRAPENPPLIQARAADAPPARPAPAQELARAVAEGLVPDLAGLTLRQVLALAGSRNLPVQATGWGRVSSQTPAPGTPLKPGQGLRVQLTPPSRGGA, encoded by the coding sequence GTGAGCGTGCGCCAACCCAAGGATTTCCGCCGCTGGGTGCGCACGCGCCTGTGGGCGCTGGGCGGCGTCTTTGTCCTGGTGTTCGCCCTGCTGACCGGGCGGGCGGTGGACCTGCAGGTCTTGCAGAGCGATCCCCTGAACCAGAGGGCCCAGCGGGAGATCGTGCGCGAGGTGGAGATCGCCCCCAACCGGGGAATCATCTACGACCGCAACCAGGTGGAGCTGGCGTTGAGCCTGGAGACCGACAGCGTTTACGTCCGGCCGGTGGCGGTTGAAGACCCCCGGCGCGAGGGACTGCGCCTGGCCAAGGCCCTGGGGGTGGAGGCCAAGCCGGTGATCAAGCGCATGGAGGGCAAGCGCCACTTCGTGTGGCTGGAGCGCCGGGTGGACCCCCAGCAGGCCCAGGCGGTCAAGGCCCTGGAGCTGAAGTCGGTGGGCCTGGTCCAGGAGCCGCGCCGCTTTTATCCCTACACCAACCTGGCCTGCCACCTGTTGGGCTTCGCCGGGCTGGACGCCAAGGGCCTGGAAGGCCTGGAGCGGGGCTACGACCAGGTGCTTCGGGGCAAGGAGCACACCGTCACCCGGGCCCGCGACGCCCTGGGCCGCACCTTCCAGCTGTCTGGGTCAACCACCGGTCCGTTGTCCCGGGGGCGCGACCTGATCCTCACCATCGACAAGTCCCTGCAGTACCAGGTGGAGAAGATTCTGGCCGCCACCGTCAAGCGCTGGAAGGCCGTGGGCGGCCAGGCCATCGTCCTGAGCCCGGCCACCGGCGAGATCCTGGCCATGGCCTCGCTGCCGGCCTTCAACCCCAACGTGTACCAGGACTACCCCCGCGACACCTATCGCAACCGCTGCGTCACCGACCCCTACGAGCCGGGCAGCACCTTCAAGCTGTTCATGGCCGCTGCCGCCCTGGATTCGGGGCGCATCAACATGGAGCAGCGCTTCGACTGCGAGAACGGCTCCTGGCGGGTGGGCGGGCGCACCATCCACGACACCCATCCCCACGGTGAGCTGAACCTGGGGGAGATCGTCAAGTTCTCCTCCAACATCGGCGCGGCCAAGGTGGCCATCGAGCTGGGGCCCCAGCGGCTCCAGAAAACCCTCAAGGCCTTCGGCTTCGGCCAGCCCACCGGGGTGGACCTGCCCGGCGAGTCGCGGGGCATCCTGCGCCCGGCCCGCAACTGGAAGCCGGTGGAGCTGGCCAACATCGCCTTTGGCCAGGGGGTGGCCATCACCGCCCTGCAGCTGACCGCGGCGGTGGGGGCCATCGCCAACGGCGGCGTGCTGATGCGGCCCTACGTGGTCAAGGCCGTCGTGGACGGCTCGGGCATTTTGGTTTCGGAGGCCCAGCCTCAGGCGGTGCGCCGGGTGCTCAGTTCCGCCGAGGCCCGCCTGCTGGGCCGGATGATGCAGATGGTCACCGAGCCCGGCGGCACCGGCTCGAGCATCCAGGTGCCTCCCTTCAAGGTGGCGGGCAAGACCGGCACCGCCCAGAAGGTGAAGCCCGAGGGCGGCTATTCCCACAGCGAGTACATGTCCAGCTTCGTGGGCTACCTGCCCGCCGACGATCCCCAGGCGGTGATCCTGGTGGTCATCGACACTCCTAAGGGCCGCCACTACGGGGGCACCGTGGCCGGGCCCGCCTGGGTGGCCATGGCCAAGGCCGCCATGAAGGCCCTGGGGGTGCACCGGGCTCCGGAGAACCCGCCGCTGATCCAGGCGCGGGCCGCGGACGCGCCGCCGGCGCGCCCCGCCCCGGCCCAGGAGCTGGCCCGGGCGGTGGCCGAGGGCCTGGTGCCCGACCTCGCCGGCCTGACCCTGCGCCAGGTGCTGGCCTTGGCCGGCAGCCGCAACCTGCCGGTGCAGGCCACGGGATGGGGCCGGGTCAGCTCCCAGACGCCGGCGCCGGGCACGCCGCTCAAGCCGGGGCAGGGTCTCAGGGTGCAGCTTACGCCGCCCAGCCGGGGAGGTGCCTGA
- the rsmH gene encoding 16S rRNA (cytosine(1402)-N(4))-methyltransferase RsmH: MAGHHRPVMLAEVVESLAPRPAGLYLDGTLGAGGHAAEVLAASAPDGRLLGLDRDPRALELAGRRLKNFSGRIKLVQATFDNLERELTALGAGLADGVLLDLGLSSMQLDEEGRGFSFRRDEPLDMRMGAHGPGAAELVASSSEEELASLFKRLGEEPLARRVARAIVRERAKEPIATTGRLAEVVEGAMPMAERRKRRLHPATQVFQALRLAVNDELGMLERFLEQAPRLLRPGGRLAVLSYHSLEDRRVKKAIAAWANPCTCPPDLPVCACGRLPLFKPLGKLGRPGEAEVALNPRARSARLRAAVRTEAAA, from the coding sequence ATGGCAGGGCACCATCGGCCGGTGATGCTGGCCGAGGTGGTTGAGTCCTTGGCCCCGCGGCCGGCAGGGCTGTACCTGGACGGCACCCTGGGCGCGGGCGGACACGCCGCCGAGGTCTTGGCGGCCAGCGCGCCGGACGGGCGTCTGCTGGGCCTGGACCGCGACCCCAGGGCTCTGGAGCTGGCCGGGCGGCGGCTAAAGAATTTCAGCGGACGGATAAAGCTGGTGCAGGCTACCTTCGACAACCTGGAGCGGGAGCTGACGGCCCTGGGCGCGGGCCTGGCCGACGGCGTGCTGCTGGACCTGGGGCTAAGCTCCATGCAACTGGACGAAGAGGGCCGGGGCTTTTCCTTCCGCCGCGACGAACCCCTGGACATGCGCATGGGCGCCCACGGACCCGGCGCGGCCGAGCTGGTGGCTTCCTCGAGCGAGGAGGAGCTGGCTTCGCTGTTCAAGCGCCTGGGCGAGGAGCCCCTGGCTAGGCGCGTGGCCAGGGCCATTGTGCGCGAGCGCGCCAAGGAGCCCATCGCCACCACCGGCCGCCTGGCCGAGGTGGTAGAGGGGGCCATGCCCATGGCCGAACGCCGCAAGCGCCGCCTGCACCCGGCCACCCAGGTGTTTCAGGCCTTGCGCTTGGCGGTGAACGACGAGCTGGGCATGCTGGAGCGCTTTCTGGAGCAGGCTCCCCGCCTGCTCAGGCCGGGAGGCCGCCTGGCCGTGCTGAGCTATCACAGCTTGGAGGACCGCCGGGTAAAAAAGGCCATCGCCGCCTGGGCCAATCCCTGCACCTGCCCGCCGGACCTGCCGGTTTGCGCCTGCGGCCGCCTCCCTCTGTTCAAGCCCCTGGGCAAGCTGGGCCGTCCCGGCGAGGCCGAGGTGGCCTTGAACCCCAGGGCCCGTTCCGCCCGGCTGAGGGCGGCGGTGCGCACGGAGGCGGCGGCATGA
- the mraZ gene encoding division/cell wall cluster transcriptional repressor MraZ translates to MFTGWSAHNIDAKGRVAVPARFREVLNEKHGEERVVITTSDRCLVAYPYGEWRAIADKIGRQSQVDPRVLAFRRYFISGATESTLDKQGRVLIPPALRELADLDGQILLVGMQSNFELWNKDRWYEERSRIQENFGDLSSFMAELGI, encoded by the coding sequence GTGTTTACGGGTTGGTCGGCGCATAACATCGACGCCAAGGGCAGGGTCGCGGTGCCCGCCCGCTTCCGCGAGGTGCTCAATGAAAAGCACGGCGAGGAGCGGGTGGTGATCACCACCAGCGACCGGTGCCTGGTGGCCTATCCCTATGGGGAATGGCGGGCCATAGCCGACAAGATCGGCCGCCAGTCCCAGGTGGATCCGCGCGTTCTGGCCTTTCGCCGCTACTTTATCAGCGGCGCCACCGAAAGCACCCTGGACAAGCAGGGCCGCGTCCTCATACCTCCTGCGCTGCGCGAGCTGGCCGACCTGGACGGTCAGATCTTGCTGGTGGGCATGCAGAGCAATTTCGAGCTCTGGAACAAGGACCGCTGGTACGAGGAGCGCTCCCGCATTCAAGAGAATTTCGGCGACCTCAGTTCCTTCATGGCTGAGCTGGGAATTTAA
- a CDS encoding HU family DNA-binding protein — protein sequence MAKKPATKADMIDKIAKDAAISKVAAKKALESIVDFAVKEVKVGRPFRVAGLGTFMQKKSKARKGVNPATGEPIKIKASKRMVFKPSSAVKLLLNPKKK from the coding sequence ATGGCTAAGAAACCTGCCACCAAGGCGGACATGATCGACAAGATCGCCAAGGACGCCGCCATTTCTAAAGTCGCCGCCAAAAAAGCCCTGGAATCCATCGTCGATTTCGCCGTCAAAGAGGTGAAGGTGGGACGCCCATTCCGGGTAGCCGGTCTGGGAACCTTCATGCAGAAAAAGAGCAAGGCGCGCAAGGGCGTGAACCCGGCCACGGGCGAGCCCATCAAGATCAAGGCTAGCAAGCGCATGGTCTTCAAGCCAAGCTCCGCGGTGAAGCTGCTTCTCAATCCCAAGAAGAAGTAA
- a CDS encoding type I restriction enzyme HsdR N-terminal domain-containing protein, which yields MTSPTDLITGRPLSPSDDEPVRQATEARLLAMGYLSQDIRVDAARTLGTEYASLRVVADLLVHSGDRPAMLLRCARGSLVTREKEALAAARLITPHMTPLTVVTNGEDAEILETYNGEVLAQGLAGIPYPEQLARMLAKRPLRKPTRHETTQAARVYAAYGGFHCEAYCR from the coding sequence GTGACTTCCCCAACCGACCTGATAACCGGCAGGCCCCTGTCACCCAGTGACGACGAGCCGGTGCGCCAAGCCACCGAGGCTCGGCTGCTGGCCATGGGCTATTTATCCCAAGACATCCGCGTGGACGCCGCCCGCACCCTGGGCACGGAGTACGCCTCCCTGCGCGTGGTGGCCGACCTTTTGGTGCACAGCGGAGACCGGCCCGCCATGCTCCTGCGTTGCGCCCGGGGCTCGCTGGTCACCCGGGAAAAAGAGGCCCTGGCCGCCGCCCGTCTCATCACCCCCCACATGACCCCCCTGACCGTGGTGACCAACGGCGAGGACGCCGAGATTTTGGAAACCTACAACGGCGAGGTGTTGGCCCAGGGCCTGGCGGGCATACCCTACCCCGAGCAATTGGCGCGGATGTTGGCCAAGCGGCCCCTGCGCAAACCGACCCGCCACGAGACCACCCAAGCTGCCCGGGTCTACGCCGCCTACGGCGGCTTCCACTGCGAGGCCTATTGCCGCTGA
- a CDS encoding acetyltransferase, which translates to MPLSKPAIQPVAPSRYPELLAVWEASVRATHNFLSEADIAALKPLILERYFAAVDLRCAVAEDGRVLGFVGMAKGKIEMLFIAPEHRGRGIGTLLARHAIERHGVTKVDVNEQNPQALGFYHSLGFRTVGRSATDGQGRPFPLLHLELGQA; encoded by the coding sequence TTGCCGCTGAGCAAGCCGGCGATCCAGCCCGTCGCCCCCAGCCGCTACCCGGAGTTGCTGGCGGTCTGGGAGGCCTCGGTGCGCGCCACCCACAACTTTTTGAGTGAGGCGGACATCGCCGCGCTGAAGCCGCTCATCCTGGAGCGCTATTTCGCCGCCGTTGATTTGCGCTGCGCGGTGGCGGAAGACGGCCGCGTGCTGGGCTTCGTGGGCATGGCCAAGGGTAAAATCGAGATGCTGTTCATCGCTCCCGAGCACCGGGGCCGGGGAATCGGAACCCTTCTGGCCCGGCACGCCATAGAGCGGCACGGCGTCACCAAGGTGGACGTGAACGAGCAGAATCCCCAGGCGCTGGGTTTTTATCATAGCCTGGGCTTCAGGACCGTGGGCCGCTCGGCCACCGACGGCCAGGGCCGCCCCTTCCCCTTGCTGCACCTGGAACTAGGCCAGGCCTAG
- a CDS encoding 4Fe-4S double cluster binding domain-containing protein has product MQDDTGLREKVEQLLRQHGVALWGVADLSGLVPARLGDYPRAVSLALSMEPGVMASIRQGPNQTYTELYEATNQRLNRICGELQDLLLDEGQGAWAVPASVRSDPVNIRGDFPHKTAATRAGLGWVGKNCQLINRRLGPWLRLGTVLTDAPLAPDEPLEKSYCGACSACVEACPAGALKGHAWHPGLAREAILDPAACDAFKKTHYRHFHDGHICGICSAACPWGQKTLRRA; this is encoded by the coding sequence ATGCAGGACGACACAGGGCTGCGAGAAAAAGTGGAGCAACTTTTGCGGCAACACGGGGTGGCGCTATGGGGGGTGGCCGACCTGAGCGGCTTGGTGCCCGCCCGGCTGGGCGACTATCCTCGCGCCGTGTCCCTGGCCCTGTCCATGGAGCCCGGGGTCATGGCTTCCATCCGCCAAGGGCCCAACCAGACCTACACCGAGCTCTACGAAGCCACCAACCAAAGGCTCAACCGCATCTGCGGCGAGTTGCAAGACCTGCTGCTGGACGAGGGGCAGGGGGCCTGGGCGGTGCCCGCCTCGGTGCGTAGCGATCCGGTGAACATCCGGGGCGACTTTCCCCACAAGACGGCGGCCACCCGGGCGGGCCTGGGTTGGGTGGGCAAGAACTGCCAACTGATCAACCGCCGCCTGGGCCCCTGGCTGCGCCTGGGCACGGTCTTGACCGACGCGCCGCTAGCCCCGGACGAGCCGCTGGAAAAGAGCTATTGCGGCGCCTGCAGCGCCTGCGTGGAGGCCTGCCCGGCCGGAGCGCTGAAGGGCCACGCCTGGCACCCGGGCCTGGCGCGGGAGGCGATCCTGGACCCGGCCGCCTGCGATGCCTTCAAAAAGACCCATTACCGCCATTTCCACGACGGCCACATCTGCGGCATCTGTAGCGCGGCCTGTCCTTGGGGGCAAAAGACCCTGCGCCGGGCCTAG
- a CDS encoding GNAT family N-acetyltransferase: MEFSGKQAAQSPEALRLAGEAPWIMGWPPSADERVLADRDFSWLAAWHPLAFDSEVFGLALGQISCLAHRAPWPEADSLARGAVFLGELAARARGAGLAGLFARVAEKDFLGAQALEAAGARLMDASVVWEADLDALAATPAPPGGFELRAAAPEDAPALEALAAGAFCDLAAYADRFSLDPRLGHGCGELYRRWMANSLSGAQADQVLVLTAEKKPVGFITLKKGQSGEPGWVALNAVSPDMRGRGLYNTLLAHGLAWLAGQGASCARVRTKFSQRAVIRAWSRLGARPLAGDFTFHLWLDDF; the protein is encoded by the coding sequence ATGGAGTTTAGCGGAAAACAGGCCGCCCAAAGCCCCGAGGCCCTGCGCCTGGCCGGGGAGGCCCCCTGGATTATGGGCTGGCCGCCGTCCGCGGACGAGCGCGTGCTGGCTGACCGGGATTTTTCCTGGTTGGCCGCCTGGCACCCCCTGGCCTTTGACAGCGAGGTGTTCGGCCTGGCCCTGGGCCAGATATCCTGCCTGGCCCACCGCGCTCCTTGGCCGGAGGCCGACTCCCTGGCCCGGGGCGCGGTCTTTTTGGGAGAGCTGGCCGCCCGCGCCCGGGGGGCGGGCCTGGCGGGGCTGTTCGCCAGGGTGGCGGAAAAGGACTTTTTGGGCGCCCAGGCCCTGGAGGCCGCCGGAGCCAGGCTCATGGACGCCAGCGTGGTCTGGGAGGCCGATCTGGACGCGCTGGCCGCGACCCCTGCCCCGCCCGGCGGGTTCGAGCTACGCGCCGCCGCCCCGGAAGATGCCCCCGCCCTGGAAGCGCTGGCCGCCGGGGCCTTTTGCGACCTGGCGGCCTATGCCGACCGTTTCTCCTTGGACCCACGCCTGGGCCACGGTTGCGGCGAGCTCTACCGCCGCTGGATGGCCAACAGTTTGAGCGGCGCGCAGGCGGACCAGGTGCTGGTGTTGACCGCCGAAAAAAAGCCGGTGGGCTTCATCACCCTGAAAAAAGGGCAAAGCGGTGAGCCGGGCTGGGTGGCGCTCAATGCCGTGTCGCCGGATATGCGGGGCCGGGGGCTGTATAATACTTTACTGGCCCATGGGCTGGCCTGGTTGGCCGGACAGGGTGCATCGTGCGCGCGGGTGCGCACCAAATTCAGCCAGCGCGCGGTCATTCGCGCCTGGAGCCGCCTGGGGGCCCGTCCCCTGGCCGGGGATTTCACCTTCCACCTCTGGTTGGACGATTTTTAG
- a CDS encoding SDR family NAD(P)-dependent oxidoreductase has product MARVLVTGGAGSIGSYICEVLVQRGHEVVALDNGPSRKVEHLFDSGRFKFVQDSVLSKEVVEHLVSQTDIVIHLAAIADPKRYVTEPLNVLNVNLKGTLHLLEAAARGRKKFVFASTSEVLGRNPDVPWDEEADRVLGPPSINRWCYSTGKALVEHYLYAYGQQEGLPFVIMRFFNVYGPRCDDLGQGRVIPIFLERFLSGEPVVIHGDGRQTRCFTFIEDTAQAVVELSLNDAALGQCFNVGSDVETSILELAQTMKQVGGFDNELIFKPHLEVFGPSYEDIPRRIPKVERIAKVIGWKATTPLEEGLGRTIEFYRKP; this is encoded by the coding sequence ATGGCGCGAGTCTTGGTAACCGGCGGAGCCGGCTCCATCGGGTCTTATATTTGCGAAGTGTTGGTGCAGCGGGGCCACGAAGTGGTGGCCCTGGACAACGGCCCCTCCCGCAAGGTGGAGCACCTGTTCGACTCCGGGCGCTTCAAGTTCGTGCAGGACTCGGTGCTGTCCAAAGAGGTGGTGGAACACCTGGTAAGCCAGACGGACATAGTCATCCACCTGGCGGCCATCGCCGACCCCAAGCGCTACGTCACCGAGCCGCTGAACGTGCTCAACGTGAACCTCAAAGGCACCCTGCATCTGCTGGAGGCCGCGGCCCGGGGTCGCAAGAAGTTCGTCTTCGCCTCCACCAGCGAGGTGTTGGGCCGCAACCCCGACGTGCCCTGGGACGAAGAAGCCGACCGGGTTTTGGGGCCGCCCTCCATCAACCGCTGGTGCTACTCCACCGGCAAGGCCCTGGTGGAGCACTATCTCTACGCCTACGGCCAGCAGGAAGGCCTGCCCTTCGTCATCATGCGCTTTTTCAACGTCTACGGCCCCCGCTGCGACGACCTGGGCCAGGGCCGGGTGATCCCCATCTTCCTGGAGCGCTTCTTGAGCGGCGAGCCGGTGGTCATCCACGGCGACGGCCGGCAGACCCGCTGCTTCACCTTTATCGAGGACACCGCCCAGGCGGTGGTGGAGCTTTCCCTCAACGACGCGGCCCTGGGGCAGTGCTTCAACGTGGGCAGCGACGTGGAGACCTCCATCCTGGAACTGGCCCAGACCATGAAACAGGTGGGCGGCTTTGACAACGAACTGATCTTCAAGCCCCACCTGGAGGTGTTCGGGCCCTCCTACGAGGACATCCCCCGGCGCATCCCCAAGGTGGAGCGCATCGCCAAAGTGATCGGCTGGAAGGCCACCACTCCCCTGGAGGAAGGCCTCGGCCGCACCATCGAGTTCTACCGCAAGCCCTAA